The following coding sequences are from one Leishmania donovani BPK282A1 complete genome, chromosome 3 window:
- a CDS encoding 26S protease regulatory subunit, putative: MQSNAPFDPEREALRNEAIKKTVERNVTQARLKKVNDDVKLQQRELDKVEDQVNALLSIGHYVGEVLKRVDEERFIVKSISGARHLVGYRKSIKPEKLKFGARVALEITTFTIVKVLPREVDPQVYSMQYMSSDKDVSFQDIGGLQPQMRQMREVIELPLTNPELFVRVGIAPPKGVLLYGPPGTGKTLLAKAIAANVDAAFLKIVASSIVDKYIGESARVIREMFAYAREHEPCIIFIDEVDAIGSKRIEGSSSDREIQRTLMELLNQMDGFDKLGKVKVIMATNRPDTLDAALMRPGRLDRKIEIPLPNEAGRLDILRIHSAKITKKGDIDFESVVKLSEGFNGADLRNVCTEAGMFAIRAGRDYVENDDFNKAVRKVADMKRLEGTAHQYSDQ; the protein is encoded by the coding sequence ATGCAGAGCAACGCCCCCTTCGACCCGGagcgcgaggcgctgcgcaacgaAGCCATCAAGAAGACAGTGGAGCGCAACGTCACGCAGGCTCGCTTGAAGAAGGTGAACGACGACGtcaagctgcagcagcgtgagcTGGACAAGGTGGAGGATCAAGTCAACGCCCTCCTCAGCATTGGCCATTACGTGGGTGAAGTGCTCAAGCGCGTCGATGAGGAGCGCTTCATCGTGAAGAGCATCAGCGGTGCGCGTCACCTCGTCGGCTACCGCAAGAGCATCAAGCCGGAGAAGCTCAAGTTCGGCGCTCGTGTCGCGCTGGAAATTACGACCTTCACGATCGtgaaggtgctgccgcgcgaggtGGACCCGCAGGTGTACAGCATGCAGTACATGTCCAGTGACAAGGATGTGTCCTTCCAGGACATTGGTgggctgcagccgcagaTGCGTCAGATGCGCGAAGTGATTGAGCTTCCCCTGACGAACCCGGAACTGTTCGTGCGCGTCGGTATTGCGCCGCCGAAGGGCGTACTGCTGTACGGGCCGCccggcaccggcaagacGCTGCTGGCCAAGGCCATTGCCGCGAACGTGGATGCCGCGTTCCTCAAGATCGTCGCCTCTTCCATTGTCGACAAGTACATTGGCGAGTCCGCCCGCGTCATCCGCGAGATGTTCGCCTACGCGCGTGAGCATGAGCCGTGCATCATCTTCATTGATGAGGTGGATGCCATCGGCAGCAAGCGTATCGAGGGCTCGTCCTCCGATCGCGAAATACAGCGCACACTTATGGAGCTGCTCAACCAGATGGACGGCTTTGACAAGCTAGGCAAGGTGAAGGTGATCATGGCGACGAACCGGCCCGACACGCTCgatgcggcgctgatgcggcCTGGCCGCCTCGACCGCAAGATCGAGATCCCGTTGCCGAACGAGGCGGGGCGGCTCGATATTCTCCGCATTCACTCGGCGAAGATAACGAAAAAGGGAGACATCGACTTCGAGAGCGTCGTGAAGCTGTCGGAGGGCTTCAACGGTGCTGATCTACGCAACGTGTGCACGGAGGCCGGCATGTTCGCCATCCGCGCCGGCCGAGACTACGTCGAGAACGACGACTTTAACAAGGCCGTCCGCAAGGTGGCTGATATGAAGCGGCTGGAGGGTACGGCGCACCAGTACTCAGACCAGTAG